The Miscanthus floridulus cultivar M001 chromosome 6, ASM1932011v1, whole genome shotgun sequence genomic interval TGCAATGGTGAGATGTGTTCAAAAGGCGTCAAGGAGCTGCGTGAAGCCCTGCAGCATGACGTCGCAAAGAATTCGCATGGGGTTCATGGAAAAGGGTCCGGACATGGCAAGGGCCGTGGCAAGAAACAgccgaagaagaaggaggtggttgACTTGGAGACTCTCCTCGTCCACTGTGCTCAGTCTGTGGCCACCGATGATCGACGTGGTGCAACTGAGCTCCTGAAGCAGATCAGACAGCATGCATCGCCCAATGGTGATGGTGACCAGCGTTTGGCGCACTGCTTCGCCAATGGCCTTGAGGCGAGGCTTGCTGGTAATGGAAGTCAGATTTACAAGTCTGTTATAATGACGAGGTTTCCCTGCACAGATGTGCTGAAGGCCTACCAGCTTTATTTGGCAGCTTGCCCATTCAAGAAGATCTCTCATTTCTTTGCCAATCAAACCATTATGAATGCCGTGGAGAAGGCAAAGAAAGTTCACATTGTCGACTATGGTATATACTATGGCTTTCAGTGGCCGTGCCTCATTCAACGGCTCTCTACCAGGCGTGGTGGCCCTCCAAGACTCCGGATCACCGGAATTGACACACCACACCCTGGTTTTCGCCCAGCAGAGCGCATAGAGGAGACAGGAAGGTATCTAAAAGATTATGCTCAGACCTTCAATGTGCCCTTTGAGTTCCAAGCCATTCCATCTAGGTTTGAGGCGGTTCAGATAGAGGATCTCCACATTGAGAAGGATGAGCTGCTGATTGTCAACAGCATGTTCAAATTCAAGACACTGATGGACGAGAGCGTGGTGGCTGAGAGTCCAAGGAACATGGTCTTGAACACAATCAGGAAGATGAACCCACATTTGTTCATTCATGGGATCGTCAATGGCTCTTACAATGCACCATTCTTCGTGTCTCGCTTCCGGGAGGCCTTATACCACTACTCTGCTATCTTTGACATGCTGGAGACAAACATTCCGAGGGACAACGAGCAGAGGCTGCTTATCGAGTCAGCTCTGTTCGGTCGAGAGGCAGCCAATGTAATCTCCTGCGAGGGTCTGGAAAGGATGGAGAGGCCCGAGACATACAAGCAATGGCAGGTGAGGAATCAGAGAGCTGGGTTCAAGCAGCTCCCAATCAACCAGGACATCATGAAGCGTGCTCGGGAGAAGGTTAGGTGCTACCACAAGGACTTCATCATCGACGAAGACAACAGGTGGTTACTGCAAGGGTGGAAAGGGCGCATCATACTGGCGCTCTCAACATGGAAGCCAGATCACAAATCTTCTTCCTAGCTCCTTGTGCTTACATGACCGCAGAGCACTGTAAATGGAGACCTGTTCGTGGATGCTTGGGCTGATTGTTCCTGGACTGCAACATATAGCTATGCTATGCTATTCGAAGTACTACTACTAGGCTATTATATAGTTATGCGGTCAAGGGTCCCTGCAACCTGCATGTTAGGTTATGGCCGTTATGGTTTAGTTTTGGACAGGAACAGTTAGTGCATTCTTTGATGGAGCAGGCTAGTATGTTAGTTACGCGGTAGACCTAGGGTTGTTTCATGCATGGATCAGTCTTATGGAATCTTGTATTATATTTGTTCCCCATTAACTAGTGCTGTCAAAGTTTTGGGTTTGTTTGGTTCTACAAACTTTCGTGCACCTTCCTGAGCTACTGGCCAGTGCCGAGTTAGGCAAGTGACGCCATCGTGGCCCGATCAACTTTCCGGTCCTTCTCTGAGCAGGTGAGCAGAGCATGTGGTTCTGTAACTTTCTTGTATTGGTGGAACAAAACACAGACCATTGGGTGTGTTCAGACTTGCAGCTATCTGCTACCCTCGAAGCTGAAATGTAGTGATGGCGGCCTGCATGATTGTATCTGGAACCATAAGACCACACGTCGCGCAAACTGCAAAAGACAACATCTCAGCTAGAAAGGTCCAAATCGCTACTCACATCATACTGATATACACGGCCTTCGTTGGAGCGTCTAGATCGTTGCCCGGCAGGCGGCAGTCGGCGGCCTGAGCTGATCGACACGGAGATAGCAGGGGAGGACGATTGGGTTTTGGCAGCACGGATGCCGATCGATCGCCCACGTACAGTGGACATCACTTTTCTCCTCTCCTTgtgctacaactaaaaagaacaaagtgaaGACATCGTTTTGGTACGACAATTgccttggttcgtccgtctgccaccCCATGTGATCGATCCCACCTCCGTGCGACAATCCCGGCAGTTGTTGATTTTCCTTACATGCAGTTGTTGATTTTCCTTGCATGAGACCCACGTGCGGTGGCAATCATGACAGTTTCCTTCCATGTA includes:
- the LOC136456806 gene encoding scarecrow-like protein 9 → MVMDAGLHEPCALLPGSKRDGHMPIYPQIAAAAANGFTAEELESLLFLSPDGIASAAGGVGGSYLNVAPTTVVPPARTNRASPPRDASAAPPSDDSEAFSDIVLGYINRMLMAEDIDDKFEHYPEHPALLAAEKPFLEILAERPSSSGGSAVESPGGSSVGNSCYSAGSCTCATATAASDAFGAVLTPALDFTSAAYLQPPQLYQDLSPESSVVEAGGAWPYDSTEFYQLQSNLLSQSLSFASSNGGGVTLSHGFESLLSSPGVMPDIGFTDFAVQSQQAMQFCRGLEEASKFLPDESKLVIDLEKPASVTSLLANIKGENRFAEVKTEKADVEAAIHRGKKHFYGDDLDAEEGRCSKHSAPAIDTDHLVREMMDKVLLCNGEMCSKGVKELREALQHDVAKNSHGVHGKGSGHGKGRGKKQPKKKEVVDLETLLVHCAQSVATDDRRGATELLKQIRQHASPNGDGDQRLAHCFANGLEARLAGNGSQIYKSVIMTRFPCTDVLKAYQLYLAACPFKKISHFFANQTIMNAVEKAKKVHIVDYGIYYGFQWPCLIQRLSTRRGGPPRLRITGIDTPHPGFRPAERIEETGRYLKDYAQTFNVPFEFQAIPSRFEAVQIEDLHIEKDELLIVNSMFKFKTLMDESVVAESPRNMVLNTIRKMNPHLFIHGIVNGSYNAPFFVSRFREALYHYSAIFDMLETNIPRDNEQRLLIESALFGREAANVISCEGLERMERPETYKQWQVRNQRAGFKQLPINQDIMKRAREKVRCYHKDFIIDEDNRWLLQGWKGRIILALSTWKPDHKSSS